A section of the Cololabis saira isolate AMF1-May2022 chromosome 6, fColSai1.1, whole genome shotgun sequence genome encodes:
- the LOC133445606 gene encoding E3 SUMO-protein ligase ZBED1-like, with translation MVEDSGFKAMVSTFHPKYELPSRTYFTKQMEKKYEVIKAKVKQALQETDSVALTTDIWTSISTEAYMGVTCHYIGKNWNMVSHSLMTMPLEERHTAANIAGWIEEVIAKFDIPAKKIKAVVHDNGANVVAAAKILEGRHGWASVRCAGHTLNLVVQSSLKFHQAISKCVAAARSLVEHFKKSELACTKLKDKQKQMGCKENMLVQDVATRWNSTYAMLSRLQEQRWPVTATLSDPAVTQRGKHYLTAHPYYLDLKPEQWTLIEELNQVLEPFESATVFLSGQQYVTLSALPHLVTERWQGLLEFTPESPNITLLTAALDPRFRKLRFLVAEEVVKVQSAVQAMALAAKQQVRQPTASIHGADSTAQDSPPAAHAKKTTSFLDSDSTTSDEEQDEEQEFLQAVHQEVFAYFGEHPLSKKENPLTWWEKNAARYPTLAELARSLLCIPATSTPSERLFSAAGNIVSKKRASLTPEHVDMLTFLHCNKVLL, from the exons ATGGTGGAGGATAGTGGTTTTAAAGCTATGGTTTCAACCTTCCATCCCAAGTACGAGCTTCCATCAAGAACGTACTTCACAAAACAGATGGAGAAAAAGTATGAAGTCATCAAAGCCAAGGTGAAGCAAGCTCTACAAGAGACCGACAGCGTTGCACTGACTACTGATATTTGGACAAGCATCTCAACAGAGGCTTATATGGGGGTGACATGCCACTATATTGGGAAGAACTGGAACATGGTGTCCCACTCCCTGATGACGATGCCCCTTGAGGAGAGACACACAGCTGCAAATATTGCAGGGTGGATTGAGGAGGTGATTGCCAAATTTGATATTCCAGCAAAGAAAATCAAGGCTGTAGTCCATGACAACGGTGCCAATGTCGTAGCAGCAGCAAAGATCTTGGAAGGAAGACACGGATGGGCATCAGTGAGATGTGCAGGGCATACCCTCAACTTGGTTGTGCAAAGCTCACTGAAATTCCACCAGGCTATCTCCAAGTGTGTTGCTGCTGCGAGAAGCCTTGtggaacattttaaaaagagTGAACTGGCATGTACGAAGTTGAAGGACAAGCAGAAACAAATGGGTTGCAAGGAAAACATGCTGGTGCAAGATGTTGCCACACGGTGGAACAGCACTTATGCCATGTTGTCCAGGCTACAAGAACAGAGATGGCCAGTGACTGCCACACTCTCCGACCCAGCAGTGACCCAGAGAGGGAAACACTACCtg accgcccacccctactACCTGGACCTCAAACCTGAACAATGGACTCTTATTGAGGAGCTGAATCAGGTCCTTGAGCCCTTTGAATCAGCCACAGTGTTTCTGAGTGGACAACAATATGTCACACTCTCTGCACTTCCACATCTT GTCACAGAAAGATGGCAAGGACTACTTGAATTTACTCCCGAATCTCCAAATATCACCCTACTCACTGCTGCTCTGGATCCCAGGTTTCGAAAACTGAGGTTCTTGGTTGCTGAGGAAGTAGTCAAGGTTCAAAGCGCAGTACAAGCCATGGCTCTTGCAGCCAAACAACAAGTGAGGCAGCCCACTGCAAGTATACATGGAGCAGACAGCACAGCACAGGACTCCCCACCAGCAGCACATGCAAAGAAGACTACATCTTTCCTCGATTCAGACTCCACCACCAGTGACGAAGAACAAGATGAGGAGCAGGAGTTTCTCCAAGCTGTACATCAGGAG GTCTTTGCGTATTTTGGAGAACATCCCCTGTCCAAAAAGGAGAATCCACTGACTTGGTGGGAAAAGAATGCAGCACGGTATCCAACATTGGCAGAGCTGGCAAGGTCCCTGCTGTGTATTCCAGCCACATCAACGCCATCAGAGCGTCTGTTTTCAGCTGCAGGTAACATCGTATCAAAGAAGAGGGCAAGCCTCACCCCTGAGCATGTTGATATGCTTACCTTTCTTCACTGCAATAAAGTGCTCCTTTAA